A window of the Lysinibacillus irui genome harbors these coding sequences:
- a CDS encoding quinone oxidoreductase family protein, whose product MKAIVMNEFGGSDVLRYIDCPKPTISEGEVLIRTSFTSVNYADIKNRTGNKAKANFPMILGLDVAGVIEEVFGDNSAFQKGDQVIAFPKSGAYAEYVIAKEQLVFKVPSNVPFEKVAAVPTVSFLSYILTHQIAPISQHDAVLIHAASGGVGTMLIQMARKLGAKQIIGTVSNLEKATIVEQLGADHVLIYDQFSNHVNKLTDGRGVDIVFDSIAGAITEESLACLAPYGTLVQFGNSGGRAGNIKTSDLHSSCRNIKGFSLGTTRASKPEMLQQVAQDIFTLLKEDSFHVPIAKVFSLEEMQKAHDFMESRQHQGKILIKI is encoded by the coding sequence ATGAAAGCAATTGTTATGAATGAGTTTGGTGGATCTGATGTTTTAAGATATATAGATTGTCCTAAGCCTACTATCTCTGAAGGAGAGGTTTTAATACGCACATCTTTTACTAGTGTCAATTATGCAGATATTAAAAACCGTACGGGTAATAAAGCGAAAGCGAATTTCCCGATGATTCTAGGCTTAGATGTTGCTGGTGTTATTGAAGAGGTTTTCGGTGATAACAGTGCTTTTCAAAAGGGTGACCAAGTCATTGCATTCCCCAAAAGTGGCGCTTACGCAGAATATGTGATAGCAAAGGAGCAATTAGTTTTTAAAGTTCCAAGTAATGTACCTTTTGAAAAGGTTGCAGCTGTACCGACTGTTTCTTTTTTATCGTATATCTTAACACATCAGATAGCACCCATTAGTCAACATGATGCTGTATTAATTCATGCTGCTTCAGGTGGAGTAGGGACAATGCTCATCCAAATGGCAAGAAAGCTTGGTGCAAAACAAATTATTGGTACGGTAAGTAATTTAGAGAAGGCTACAATTGTTGAACAACTAGGTGCAGATCATGTCCTCATATACGATCAATTTAGTAATCATGTCAATAAATTAACAGATGGCCGCGGTGTTGATATTGTATTTGATTCGATTGCAGGAGCTATAACCGAAGAAAGTTTGGCTTGTCTAGCACCTTATGGAACACTTGTGCAATTTGGCAATAGTGGAGGCCGTGCAGGAAACATTAAAACATCAGATTTACATAGTAGCTGCCGTAATATAAAAGGATTTAGCTTAGGCACAACTAGAGCTTCAAAACCAGAGATGTTACAACAAGTTGCGCAGGATATTTTTACTTTATTAAAAGAAGACAGCTTCCATGTGCCAATTGCTAAAGTGTTTAGTTTAGAGGAAATGCAAAAGGCGCATGATTTTATGGAGAGCCGACAGCATCAAGGGAAAATACTTATTAAAATATAA